In a single window of the Terrirubrum flagellatum genome:
- a CDS encoding S8 family peptidase, translating to MSAYRADPRFAGFDGSGTTVAVIDTGIDVNSSFFGPDRNGDGVSDRIVYQYDFADHDGDASDRSGHGSNVSSIIAGSDATYGGVAPGADIVALKVFSDNGAGYFAYVEQALQWVVANAAAYHISVVNLSLGDGADWTTASSRYGLGDEFAALASEGVIVVAAAGNGFYSFGSQPGVSYPASDPNVLAVGAVWSGDYGGPWRFANGATDATTGADRIASFSQRGDQVDVFAPGARLTGANATGGLSTMQGTSQASAYFAGVAALAQELAESHLGRLLTPQEFVGLVKTTSDRIVDGDDENDNVANSGASYGRVNVERLATAIMALTPAAGGGSGSGTNPGAGTPSTPTRSLSGHALTIGTGDHVTGIDFGAFRLGTIAGSTISDADKDGVRDAGEMGVSGRTVFLDADGDNVFDAGERSTITAADGSFSFADIGPGLIMSGRCCRQALSRPDAPAPTSR from the coding sequence TTGAGCGCCTATCGCGCCGATCCCCGGTTTGCGGGCTTTGATGGATCGGGCACGACGGTTGCGGTGATCGACACCGGCATCGACGTGAACTCGTCCTTCTTCGGGCCCGATCGCAATGGCGACGGCGTGTCCGATCGCATCGTCTATCAGTACGACTTCGCCGATCACGATGGCGACGCGTCGGACCGCTCGGGCCATGGCTCGAACGTGTCGAGCATCATCGCGGGATCGGATGCCACCTATGGCGGCGTCGCGCCGGGCGCTGATATCGTGGCGCTGAAGGTGTTCTCGGACAATGGCGCAGGCTACTTCGCCTATGTCGAGCAGGCGCTGCAATGGGTGGTGGCCAACGCCGCGGCCTATCACATCAGCGTGGTGAACCTGTCGCTCGGCGACGGGGCGGACTGGACAACGGCGTCGTCGCGCTATGGCCTCGGCGACGAGTTCGCGGCGCTGGCGAGCGAAGGCGTGATCGTGGTCGCGGCGGCGGGGAACGGGTTCTATTCCTTCGGCTCGCAACCGGGCGTGAGCTACCCTGCGTCTGATCCGAACGTGCTGGCGGTCGGGGCGGTCTGGAGCGGAGACTATGGCGGTCCCTGGCGGTTCGCGAATGGCGCGACCGATGCGACGACGGGCGCTGACCGGATCGCGAGCTTCTCGCAGCGCGGCGATCAGGTCGATGTGTTCGCGCCCGGCGCGCGACTGACCGGCGCCAACGCGACGGGCGGGCTGTCGACGATGCAGGGCACGAGCCAGGCGTCGGCCTACTTCGCCGGCGTGGCGGCTCTGGCGCAGGAGCTGGCGGAGAGCCATCTCGGGCGTCTGCTAACGCCGCAGGAGTTCGTCGGTCTGGTGAAGACGACGAGCGACCGGATCGTCGATGGCGATGATGAGAACGACAATGTCGCGAACTCGGGCGCAAGCTACGGCCGGGTGAATGTGGAGCGTCTGGCGACGGCGATCATGGCGCTGACGCCGGCGGCGGGGGGCGGCTCGGGCTCAGGAACAAACCCGGGAGCGGGAACGCCCTCGACGCCGACGCGGTCCCTGTCGGGCCATGCGCTGACCATCGGAACCGGCGATCACGTGACCGGGATCGACTTCGGCGCCTTCAGACTCGGAACGATTGCGGGCTCGACGATCTCGGACGCAGACAAGGACGGGGTGAGGGACGCCGGCGAGATGGGCGTCTCCGGTCGCACCGTGTTCCTCGACGCGGATGGGGACAATGTGTTCGACGCTGGCGAGCGCTCGACGATAACGGCTGCGGACGGCTCGTTCTCCTTCGCCGATATCGGTCCCGGACTTATCATGTCAGGGAGGTGCTGCCGTCAGGCTCTGTCGAGACCGGACGCTCCGGCTCCGACATCGCGATGA
- a CDS encoding DUF3467 domain-containing protein yields the protein MSDLSTPDMRPDEAAQLANGAKSAQPIHELKPSLPKVDAFKSDALKALADSVKPTASSPAKPSRAEASKPADALRPSAPQEGQGKKLRIDASELTSSYCNVCNASSTREEVVLNFGVNHDWDRGAAGADVKMLHRIILSPFAAKRVSQLLASLLREYEARHGELK from the coding sequence ATGAGCGATCTCTCCACCCCCGACATGAGGCCCGATGAAGCGGCCCAACTCGCCAATGGCGCCAAATCGGCGCAACCGATCCATGAGTTGAAGCCTTCGCTGCCGAAGGTGGACGCCTTCAAGTCGGACGCGCTGAAGGCGCTGGCGGATTCGGTCAAGCCGACCGCGTCCTCGCCGGCGAAGCCGTCGCGCGCCGAGGCGTCGAAGCCTGCCGACGCGCTGAGGCCTTCAGCGCCTCAGGAAGGGCAGGGCAAGAAGCTGCGCATCGACGCGTCGGAGCTGACCAGCTCCTACTGCAATGTCTGCAACGCCTCCTCGACGCGCGAGGAGGTGGTGCTGAACTTCGGCGTCAATCACGACTGGGACCGGGGCGCGGCCGGAGCCGACGTGAAGATGCTTCATCGCATCATCCTGTCGCCGTTCGCGGCGAAACGGGTGTCGCAGCTCCTCGCCTCGCTGCTCAGGGAGTATGAGGCGCGGCATGGCGAACTGAAGTGA
- a CDS encoding HlyD family efflux transporter periplasmic adaptor subunit, whose translation MRARTAHEFCRSWLALQCGMIPGAVAALLLLEEENGRYAAAAAWPDPARDMAYLAPAAEQALAERRGVARKADASKTDAGKPDTARPETSRASRTPAPAASHLAYPIDVGGRLYGVVAVDMGASSPAALQAALRQLLWGVGWLEAMFRRRQNEEDRARLDRSAFAMDILAGASEQRAFKASALDVANELAARLNCRRVAIGLARKDEVRLAALSHSAVIREKAQTIAALTNAMEECYDQSAPVSWPANEATGTVIALAHRDLAKLSGADAVCSAPMASAGRRVGVITLEREGPETFDARSIQLIEAVAALIGPLLEMKAGAERLIAGRAADKTASGLAALFGPRRPALKLAALALVAGVTTLALMTGDYRVAAKAVVEGSTQRAAVAPFDGFLAEAPARAGDTVEEGQLLASLDDREIRLEAVRWKSDLEQQKLKYNDALGKHDRPAARVAAAQIEQSQAQLAQVEDRLARARITAPFRAVIVSGDLSQSVGSPVEKGKTLFELAPLDAYRVILQIDERDIADVEKGQSGTLLLTSLASDPIRFTVKTITPVATAQDGRNHFRAEADLATNIPLKPGMEGIAKIQIDKRNLIAIHTKPVTDWLKLVIWKYWP comes from the coding sequence TTGCGGGCGCGCACGGCCCATGAGTTCTGCCGGTCCTGGCTCGCGCTCCAGTGCGGCATGATCCCCGGCGCGGTCGCGGCGCTATTGCTGCTGGAAGAAGAGAATGGCCGCTACGCCGCGGCCGCCGCCTGGCCCGATCCTGCGCGCGACATGGCCTATCTCGCCCCCGCCGCCGAACAGGCGCTGGCCGAGCGCCGCGGCGTCGCCCGCAAGGCAGACGCAAGCAAGACGGATGCGGGCAAACCGGATACAGCTAGGCCCGAGACCTCTCGGGCGTCCCGGACGCCCGCTCCCGCCGCCTCTCATCTCGCCTATCCCATCGATGTCGGCGGCAGGCTTTATGGCGTTGTCGCGGTCGATATGGGCGCGTCCTCGCCGGCTGCGCTGCAGGCGGCGCTGCGCCAGCTGCTCTGGGGCGTCGGCTGGCTCGAAGCCATGTTCCGCCGCCGCCAGAATGAGGAGGACCGGGCCAGGCTCGACCGCTCCGCCTTCGCCATGGACATCCTCGCAGGCGCGAGCGAGCAGCGCGCCTTCAAGGCCTCGGCGCTCGACGTCGCCAACGAGCTTGCCGCCCGGCTCAATTGCCGACGCGTCGCCATCGGCCTCGCGCGCAAGGACGAGGTCAGGCTCGCCGCTCTCTCCCATTCCGCCGTGATCCGGGAGAAGGCGCAGACCATCGCGGCGCTGACCAACGCCATGGAGGAATGCTACGACCAGTCGGCGCCCGTCTCCTGGCCGGCGAACGAGGCGACTGGGACGGTGATCGCGCTCGCCCATCGCGATCTTGCAAAGCTCTCGGGCGCGGACGCGGTCTGCTCTGCCCCGATGGCGAGCGCCGGCCGCAGGGTCGGCGTGATCACGCTGGAGCGTGAGGGGCCGGAGACCTTCGACGCCAGATCGATCCAGCTCATCGAGGCGGTCGCAGCCCTCATTGGCCCGCTTCTGGAAATGAAGGCCGGGGCCGAGCGCCTGATCGCCGGCCGCGCCGCCGACAAAACCGCATCCGGCCTCGCCGCTTTGTTCGGGCCAAGAAGGCCGGCATTGAAACTCGCCGCGCTCGCCCTTGTCGCCGGCGTCACGACGCTAGCTCTCATGACCGGCGACTATCGCGTCGCCGCCAAAGCCGTGGTCGAGGGCTCGACCCAGCGCGCCGCAGTCGCCCCGTTCGACGGCTTCCTCGCCGAAGCGCCGGCCCGCGCCGGCGACACCGTCGAGGAGGGTCAGCTTCTCGCCAGCCTCGACGATCGTGAGATCAGGCTCGAAGCCGTGCGCTGGAAAAGCGATCTTGAACAGCAGAAGCTCAAATACAATGACGCGCTCGGCAAGCACGACCGCCCCGCCGCCAGAGTCGCCGCCGCCCAGATCGAGCAGTCGCAGGCCCAGCTCGCTCAAGTCGAGGACCGTCTCGCCCGCGCTCGAATCACCGCCCCGTTCCGCGCGGTGATCGTCTCCGGCGATCTCTCCCAGTCGGTCGGCTCGCCGGTCGAAAAGGGCAAGACACTGTTCGAGCTCGCCCCCCTCGACGCCTACCGCGTCATCCTCCAGATCGACGAGCGCGACATCGCCGATGTCGAAAAGGGCCAGAGCGGAACGCTCCTTCTCACCAGCCTCGCATCCGACCCCATCCGCTTCACCGTGAAAACCATCACCCCCGTCGCCACCGCCCAGGACGGCAGAAACCACTTCCGCGCCGAAGCCGACCTCGCAACCAACATCCCCCTCAAACCAGGAATGGAAGGCATAGCCAAAATCCAGATCGACAAACGAAACCTCATCGCAATCCATACAAAACCCGTCACCGACTGGCTCAAACTCGTAATCTGGAAATACTGGCCGTAA
- a CDS encoding IlvD/Edd family dehydratase has protein sequence MSSDEKSAKPRGLVRGLTNYGDPQFSAYLRRSFARSMGYSNEALGRPIVGVANTYSGFNNCHRHFPELLEAVKRGVLMAGGLPMEFPTISLGEVFLNPTSLKFRNLMSIDTEEMIRAQPIDSVVLMGGCDKTVPAQLMAAVSADVPTVQLLAGPMSTGRHRGERLGACTDCRRFWARYRAGEIDREEIDTVEGRLATTAGTCAVMGTASTMACITETLGLALPRSAAIPATHADRLRAAEESGRRAVELIGSTTLTPQKLVTAKSVENALRVLLAISGSTNALVHLAAIARRAGVPFDLRRLNILSDETPVLVNLKPVGVNYMEDFFAAGGVPAILRELRDLLHLDCQTVTGKTIGELIEAPLVDTVDRAVIRPRDEPVDPDGGLVSVFGTLAPRGAIVKRAAADKKLLEHEGRAVVFSSLADLAARIDDPALDVTADDVLVLQNAGPKSEAAMPEAGYLPIPRKLAAQGVKDMVRISDARMSGTAYGAIVLHVTPEAAVGGPLSLVRDGDRIRLSVKERKLDLLVDEAELARRRSDAKPPVSVRERRGYDRLYHDHILQADEGVDFDFC, from the coding sequence ATGTCCAGCGACGAAAAATCCGCAAAGCCCCGGGGTCTCGTTCGCGGCCTCACCAATTACGGCGATCCGCAATTCTCCGCCTATCTCCGTCGGTCCTTTGCGCGCTCGATGGGATATTCGAATGAAGCGCTGGGACGGCCGATCGTCGGCGTCGCGAATACCTATAGCGGTTTCAACAACTGCCATCGCCATTTCCCGGAGCTGCTCGAAGCGGTGAAGCGCGGCGTGCTCATGGCGGGTGGGCTGCCGATGGAGTTTCCGACGATCTCGCTCGGCGAAGTCTTCCTCAATCCGACAAGTCTGAAATTTCGCAACCTCATGTCAATCGACACGGAGGAGATGATCCGCGCGCAGCCGATCGACTCCGTGGTGCTCATGGGCGGCTGCGACAAGACAGTGCCGGCGCAGCTCATGGCTGCCGTCTCAGCCGACGTCCCGACCGTGCAGCTCCTCGCGGGGCCCATGTCGACGGGCCGTCACCGCGGCGAGCGGCTTGGCGCCTGCACGGATTGCCGCCGCTTCTGGGCGCGTTACCGCGCCGGCGAAATCGATCGCGAGGAGATTGACACGGTCGAGGGCAGATTGGCGACGACGGCGGGCACCTGCGCCGTGATGGGCACCGCGAGCACCATGGCTTGCATCACGGAAACTCTGGGTCTTGCGTTGCCGCGTTCGGCTGCGATCCCTGCGACGCATGCGGACCGTTTGCGCGCAGCCGAGGAGAGCGGACGGCGCGCGGTGGAGCTCATCGGCTCGACGACGCTGACGCCGCAGAAACTGGTGACTGCGAAATCGGTCGAGAACGCGCTGCGCGTGCTGCTGGCAATATCGGGCTCAACCAATGCGCTTGTTCATCTCGCGGCGATTGCACGACGCGCCGGCGTTCCGTTCGACCTACGTCGTCTCAATATTCTCTCCGACGAGACGCCGGTGCTGGTGAATCTGAAACCGGTCGGCGTAAATTATATGGAGGACTTCTTCGCGGCCGGCGGCGTGCCTGCGATCCTGCGCGAATTGCGCGATCTCCTGCATCTCGATTGCCAGACCGTGACGGGAAAGACGATCGGCGAACTGATCGAGGCTCCGCTTGTCGACACGGTCGATCGCGCCGTGATCCGGCCGCGCGACGAGCCGGTCGATCCAGACGGCGGTCTCGTCTCTGTTTTCGGCACGCTCGCGCCGCGCGGCGCCATCGTCAAACGCGCGGCGGCGGACAAGAAATTGCTGGAGCATGAGGGCAGGGCAGTGGTGTTCTCATCGCTCGCCGATCTTGCGGCGCGGATCGACGATCCCGCGCTCGACGTGACGGCGGACGACGTGCTCGTGCTGCAGAATGCGGGACCTAAGAGTGAGGCTGCGATGCCTGAGGCCGGCTATCTCCCGATTCCGCGCAAGCTCGCGGCGCAAGGCGTAAAGGACATGGTGCGCATTTCGGACGCGCGCATGTCGGGCACCGCCTATGGCGCGATTGTGCTCCATGTAACGCCGGAAGCTGCAGTAGGCGGCCCTTTGTCGCTCGTGCGCGATGGCGATCGCATCCGTCTGAGCGTGAAGGAGAGGAAGCTCGATCTTCTCGTCGACGAGGCCGAGCTTGCGCGGCGGCGCTCGGATGCAAAGCCACCAGTTTCCGTTAGGGAAAGACGCGGCTATGATCGTCTATATCACGATCACATCCTGCAGGCGGACGAAGGCGTCGATTTTGATTTCTGCTAG
- a CDS encoding methyl-accepting chemotaxis protein, whose protein sequence is MRFANLKISSKISALVALMGLIALCIGGYGGFSVLNVNSVYSYQMQEIVPARIALSRTNIMINGLGYAAYKVMAYPGGSEEAKNAAKETDNFYRQALSTLDLAAAALPGEQAAIVDKKARITDLMRLVNEANEFGLRDDDANAKKSLARLDKEIAALIADIRTMVDVGLRSFKQSSEELTTHSKWTFAALIAISLVSVGAGLGLAIWLTRKMIVNPLDALKARMASLANGDTASPIEGEQRLDEIGDMAQAVAVFRDAAIEKMRLEGLSEEQRQQAAASRAQTEAERQRNADAQAAAAAEQASAMSALQAGLAKLAEGDLQVRLRDGFSEDYAAIRDDFNASIAKLHDAITAIVSATREVSNASGEISSSTTDLSQRTEEQAASLEETSASMEEIAATVKKNAENAQSANQSAIATREVAQRGGAVVAEAVGAMARIEESSRKIADIIGVIDEIARQTNLLALNAAVEAARAGEAGRGFAVVASEVRSLAQRSSQAAKDIKELIVSSGGQVQEGVDLVNRAGSALAEITESIKGVTAIVADIASASAEQSIGIAEVNKALSQMDEATQQNSALVEENAATAKTLESQAKTMDERVSLFRVGGTSTHATAAPAIRRAHAAKPAARPVVRTQGALALRPAADLQEF, encoded by the coding sequence ATGCGATTCGCGAATCTGAAAATCTCCTCGAAGATCTCCGCCCTTGTCGCCCTGATGGGGTTGATCGCACTTTGCATCGGCGGCTACGGCGGCTTCTCAGTCCTCAATGTGAATTCGGTCTATTCCTATCAGATGCAGGAAATCGTCCCGGCCCGCATCGCTCTGTCGCGGACGAATATCATGATCAATGGCCTCGGCTACGCCGCCTACAAGGTGATGGCCTATCCCGGCGGCAGCGAAGAGGCGAAGAATGCGGCCAAGGAAACTGACAATTTCTATCGCCAGGCGCTGAGCACGCTCGATTTGGCGGCGGCCGCTCTGCCCGGGGAACAGGCGGCGATCGTTGACAAGAAGGCGCGCATCACGGACCTCATGCGGCTCGTCAATGAAGCGAACGAATTTGGCCTGCGAGACGACGACGCCAACGCCAAGAAGTCGCTGGCGCGGCTGGACAAGGAGATCGCCGCGCTCATCGCCGACATCAGGACGATGGTTGACGTCGGGTTACGTTCGTTCAAGCAGTCGTCGGAAGAATTGACCACCCATTCGAAATGGACTTTCGCCGCGTTGATCGCGATCTCGCTGGTAAGCGTCGGCGCCGGACTGGGGCTTGCGATCTGGCTGACGCGCAAGATGATTGTGAACCCGCTCGATGCGCTCAAGGCGCGTATGGCGTCGCTGGCGAACGGCGACACGGCCTCGCCGATCGAAGGCGAGCAGCGCTTGGACGAGATCGGCGACATGGCGCAGGCGGTCGCGGTCTTCCGCGACGCAGCCATCGAGAAGATGCGGCTTGAGGGTCTCTCCGAAGAGCAGCGCCAGCAGGCGGCCGCAAGCCGAGCCCAGACCGAGGCCGAACGCCAGCGCAACGCCGACGCGCAAGCTGCAGCCGCGGCCGAGCAGGCGAGCGCGATGAGCGCGCTGCAGGCCGGACTGGCGAAACTCGCGGAGGGCGACCTGCAGGTCCGCCTGCGCGACGGCTTCAGCGAGGATTACGCCGCCATCCGCGACGACTTCAACGCCTCGATCGCCAAGCTGCATGACGCAATAACGGCGATCGTGTCCGCGACGCGCGAAGTCTCCAATGCCTCGGGCGAGATTTCTTCCAGCACGACCGACCTCTCCCAGCGCACCGAGGAGCAGGCGGCAAGTCTGGAAGAGACGTCGGCTTCGATGGAGGAGATCGCTGCGACAGTGAAGAAAAACGCCGAGAACGCGCAAAGCGCCAACCAGTCGGCGATCGCGACCCGCGAAGTCGCGCAGCGCGGCGGCGCTGTGGTCGCCGAGGCGGTGGGCGCCATGGCGCGCATCGAGGAAAGCTCGCGCAAGATCGCCGACATCATCGGCGTGATCGACGAGATCGCGCGGCAAACGAACCTGTTGGCGCTCAACGCGGCGGTCGAAGCGGCTCGCGCCGGCGAGGCGGGCCGTGGATTCGCCGTCGTCGCGTCGGAAGTCCGCTCACTTGCCCAGCGTTCGTCGCAGGCGGCGAAGGACATCAAGGAGCTCATCGTGTCGAGTGGTGGCCAGGTGCAGGAAGGAGTCGACCTCGTAAATCGCGCCGGCTCTGCGCTCGCCGAGATCACGGAGTCGATCAAGGGCGTAACCGCGATCGTGGCGGACATCGCGTCCGCCAGCGCGGAACAGTCGATCGGCATCGCCGAAGTCAACAAAGCACTGTCGCAGATGGATGAGGCGACGCAGCAGAACTCGGCCCTGGTCGAAGAGAACGCCGCGACGGCGAAAACGCTGGAAAGCCAGGCGAAGACGATGGACGAACGGGTCAGTCTGTTCCGCGTTGGCGGGACGTCGACCCATGCGACGGCCGCTCCCGCAATCAGGCGTGCGCATGCTGCTAAGCCGGCGGCGCGGCCGGTGGTCCGCACGCAGGGCGCGCTAGCGCTCAGGCCGGCGGCCGATCTTCAGGAATTCTGA
- the modA gene encoding molybdate ABC transporter substrate-binding protein, giving the protein MKTSRRFIAAVALVAPALVLAPIAQAQDKELVIFAAASLKNALDDAAAAWSKSANKPAPKISYAASNTLAKQIEQGAPADLFLSADLDWMDYIAGKNLIKPDTRVNLLANRIVLVASKDSVAAINIGPGFDLGKSLGGGRLAMGNVDAVPAGKYGKAALEKLGAWDGVKDKIAQAESVRAALLLVSRGEAPLGIVYATDAAADPNVKIVGTFPEDSHPPIIYPVAVTKDSANSDAATFLQYLRSVGARGAFEKQGFTVLNKPATSS; this is encoded by the coding sequence GTGAAAACCTCACGCCGGTTCATCGCCGCTGTCGCGCTTGTCGCGCCAGCCCTCGTTCTCGCGCCCATCGCCCAGGCGCAGGATAAGGAACTCGTCATCTTTGCCGCCGCCAGTCTCAAGAACGCGCTCGATGACGCGGCGGCGGCCTGGTCGAAGAGCGCGAACAAGCCTGCGCCAAAGATTTCGTATGCCGCGAGCAACACACTCGCGAAGCAGATCGAGCAGGGCGCGCCGGCCGATCTCTTCCTGTCCGCCGATCTCGACTGGATGGATTATATCGCCGGCAAGAACCTCATCAAGCCGGATACGCGCGTCAATCTGCTCGCGAACCGCATCGTGCTTGTCGCATCGAAGGATTCTGTGGCCGCAATCAATATCGGTCCGGGCTTCGATCTCGGGAAATCGCTTGGGGGCGGGCGCCTCGCCATGGGCAATGTCGATGCGGTGCCGGCAGGCAAATACGGCAAGGCGGCGCTTGAAAAGCTCGGCGCCTGGGATGGCGTGAAAGACAAGATCGCGCAGGCGGAAAGCGTGCGCGCCGCGCTGCTGCTTGTGTCGCGCGGCGAGGCGCCGCTCGGCATTGTGTACGCGACCGACGCCGCCGCCGATCCCAATGTGAAGATCGTCGGAACCTTCCCTGAGGATTCCCATCCGCCGATCATTTATCCCGTCGCCGTGACGAAGGATTCGGCGAACAGCGATGCGGCGACGTTCCTGCAATATCTCCGGAGCGTCGGCGCACGCGGCGCGTTCGAGAAGCAGGGCTTCACGGTGCTGAACAAGCCCGCCACGAGTTCGTGA
- the modB gene encoding molybdate ABC transporter permease subunit, whose product MSGWLTPEEWTAVRLSLLVATTATFCSLPFGAAIAYALARWRFPGKFALDAVIHLPLIMPPVVTGYLLLVLFGRRGPIGSFLADTFGIVLSFRWTGAALACAVMGFPLLVRAIRLSIEAVDRKLEEAAGALGANPVWVFAVVTLPLCLPGIIAGMILCFAKAMGEFGATITFVSNIPGETQTLPSAIYTFTQIPGGEGGAMRLTLISIGLSVAALLLSEWFSRAVAKRIAIE is encoded by the coding sequence GTGAGCGGCTGGCTCACGCCGGAGGAGTGGACGGCGGTCAGGCTCAGCCTGCTCGTTGCGACGACTGCGACCTTCTGCAGTCTGCCTTTCGGCGCCGCCATCGCCTATGCGCTGGCGCGTTGGCGCTTCCCCGGCAAGTTCGCACTTGATGCGGTCATCCATCTGCCGCTGATCATGCCGCCCGTGGTGACGGGCTATCTGCTGCTGGTGCTGTTTGGTCGACGCGGACCGATCGGATCCTTTCTGGCCGATACGTTTGGCATTGTGCTGTCGTTTAGATGGACGGGCGCGGCGCTCGCCTGCGCGGTGATGGGGTTTCCGCTGCTGGTGCGTGCGATCAGGCTTTCGATCGAGGCGGTCGATCGCAAGCTTGAAGAGGCGGCCGGCGCGCTCGGCGCCAATCCCGTCTGGGTGTTCGCCGTCGTCACGCTGCCGCTCTGCCTGCCCGGAATCATCGCGGGCATGATCCTGTGCTTCGCGAAGGCGATGGGCGAGTTCGGCGCAACCATCACCTTCGTCTCCAACATTCCCGGCGAGACGCAGACGCTGCCGTCGGCGATCTACACCTTCACGCAGATTCCCGGCGGAGAAGGCGGCGCGATGCGGCTGACGCTGATTTCGATCGGGTTGTCGGTGGCGGCGCTTCTCTTGTCCGAGTGGTTCAGTCGCGCCGTCGCGAAGCGGATCGCCATCGAATGA